The following are encoded together in the Streptomyces tsukubensis genome:
- the nrdR gene encoding transcriptional regulator NrdR: protein MHCPFCRHPDSRVVDSRTTDDGTSIRRRRQCPDCSRRFTTVESCSLMVIKRSGVTEPFSRTKVINGVRKACQGRPVTEDALAQLGQRVEEALRATGSAELTTHDVGLAILGPLQSLDLVAYLRFASVYRAFDSLEDFDAAIAELREQPAAPTETSDYGCEETSEVPTPAVAAD, encoded by the coding sequence ATGCACTGTCCCTTCTGCAGGCACCCCGACAGCCGGGTCGTCGACAGCCGTACCACCGACGACGGCACGTCGATCCGCAGGCGCCGTCAGTGCCCCGACTGCTCCCGTCGTTTCACGACAGTGGAGAGCTGCTCACTGATGGTCATCAAGCGCAGTGGAGTGACGGAGCCGTTCAGCAGGACCAAGGTCATCAATGGCGTCCGCAAGGCATGCCAAGGGCGCCCGGTGACCGAGGACGCGCTCGCCCAGCTCGGCCAGCGGGTCGAAGAGGCGCTGCGCGCCACCGGGAGCGCCGAGCTGACCACGCACGACGTGGGGCTGGCCATACTCGGTCCGCTGCAGTCGCTCGACCTCGTCGCGTATTTGCGTTTCGCGTCCGTGTACCGGGCGTTCGACTCGCTTGAGGACTTCGACGCGGCCATCGCCGAGCTGCGGGAGCAGCCGGCCGCGCCCACGGAAACATCCGACTACGGGTGCGAAGAGACCTCCGAGGTCCCCACGCCCGCCGTCGCCGCCGACTGA
- a CDS encoding trypsin-like serine peptidase: MRSQRPFFAARRGAGTRRRKSPAAAVLAVCATLALTATACGSGDDDAGGSGGGQSASASQGSDGKIRIPDDLKDRLKEHGFDLDKWKNGAWKKWDKDDWLREAEDYVNPIIDGLWDPDRMRDAKDPDKEVDNNDISGDKGVTDPEPAPVEAQPVNAPYHDNAPQAGKVLFDGPKGSMVCSATVVKDPAHPGKSNLVWTAGHCVHAGKDGGWYRNIAFVPAYNDAGKPTEQLQGAPKDEIAPYGVWWSDWAQTSKQWIERGGPTGGEGAPYDFAVLHVTPENGGGKSLEETVGSALPVDFDAPAVPRIESMRPIGYPAAAPFDGQRLFSCADRPGRLSLNAADPTMYRVGCTMTGGSSGGGWVAAGQDGQPALVSNTSIGPVTAGWLAGPRLGKEAESVYSSVSEKFAGQ; the protein is encoded by the coding sequence ATGCGATCACAACGTCCGTTTTTCGCAGCCCGTCGCGGAGCGGGGACGCGGCGCAGAAAGTCCCCCGCGGCAGCTGTGCTGGCCGTCTGCGCGACGCTCGCCCTGACGGCGACGGCCTGCGGCTCCGGTGACGACGACGCCGGTGGTTCCGGCGGCGGGCAGAGCGCGTCCGCGTCGCAGGGCAGCGACGGGAAGATCCGGATACCCGATGACCTCAAGGACCGGCTCAAGGAACACGGCTTCGATCTGGACAAGTGGAAGAACGGCGCCTGGAAGAAGTGGGACAAGGACGACTGGCTGCGCGAGGCCGAGGACTACGTCAATCCCATCATCGACGGCCTGTGGGATCCCGACCGGATGCGCGACGCCAAGGACCCCGACAAGGAGGTCGACAACAACGACATCTCCGGCGACAAGGGGGTCACCGACCCCGAGCCCGCGCCTGTCGAGGCCCAGCCGGTGAACGCGCCGTACCACGACAACGCCCCCCAGGCGGGCAAGGTCCTCTTCGACGGCCCCAAGGGCTCCATGGTCTGTTCCGCGACGGTCGTGAAGGACCCCGCGCACCCCGGCAAGTCCAACCTGGTGTGGACCGCGGGCCACTGTGTCCACGCGGGCAAGGACGGTGGCTGGTACCGCAACATCGCCTTCGTCCCCGCGTACAACGACGCGGGGAAGCCGACGGAGCAGTTGCAGGGTGCGCCGAAGGACGAGATCGCTCCCTACGGTGTGTGGTGGAGCGACTGGGCACAGACGTCCAAGCAGTGGATCGAGCGAGGCGGTCCGACCGGTGGGGAGGGTGCCCCGTACGACTTCGCGGTGCTGCACGTCACCCCGGAGAACGGCGGCGGCAAGTCACTGGAGGAGACGGTCGGTTCCGCTCTTCCCGTCGACTTCGACGCGCCCGCGGTACCGCGGATCGAGTCAATGCGGCCGATCGGCTATCCGGCGGCGGCCCCCTTCGACGGGCAGCGGCTCTTCAGTTGCGCCGACAGGCCCGGTCGGCTCTCGCTCAACGCGGCGGACCCGACGATGTACCGGGTCGGCTGCACCATGACCGGCGGTTCGTCCGGTGGTGGCTGGGTCGCGGCGGGTCAGGACGGGCAGCCGGCCCTGGTCTCGAACACGTCGATCGGCCCGGTCACCGCGGGCTGGCTCGCCGGGCCCCGGCTCGGCAAGGAGGCTGAGAGCGTCTACTCCTCGGTGAGCGAGAAGTTCGCCGGGCAGTGA
- a CDS encoding IucA/IucC family protein: protein MNANPAPEGRTHLPPHAQHGVPSSRVAEERAVPRQNGRGQEAEDLWGAAGDLLEHPDVRTAAESAATENLIRCWVREARLPAPARGTLRIPLPNSGAALLVPVHYWSASGWHRFGLPHLEAREAGAPRTSAVDAVAVATLLTREAAARKPAPGDGTAPPVVEHHGREPRLPSPPSPAPAADRGPDDDTGDHADHGDTGDHAGIGDHVGTGESAGELIDRVADSVRRTAVFIADRRRHPVDGPDLFLAAEQALLLGHPLHPTPKSREGLSEAENRLYSPELRGAFPLHWLAVDASVLSSDSAWTERGRALRAEQLTARLAGPGLPLPEGSAALPLHPWQARDVARRPETAALIEAGLLKPLGPYGRPWSPTSSVRTVHRSGAPAMLKLSLGLRITNSRRENLRKELHRGVEVHRLLRTGLGSEWHAAHPGFDIVRDPAWLAVTGPEGTPVQGLDVMIRHNPFSPEDDAACVAGLVSPRPAPLETGPGHVPTRSRLAQIVTRLAGTTGRPRGTVAAEWFLRYLERVVRPVLWLDGQAGVALEAHQQNTIVLLDREGWPVGGRYRDNQGYYFRESRRDALEQRLPGIGERSDTFIADDVTDERFAYYLGINNVLGLIGAFGSQGLADEHLLLAAFRGFLTDVAAGSGGLGSSLPAVLLDSPVLRCKANLLTRLHGLDELVGPVDTQSVYVSIANPLHSAR from the coding sequence TTGAACGCGAATCCCGCACCCGAAGGCAGGACGCACCTCCCTCCACACGCGCAGCACGGCGTCCCGTCGTCGCGCGTGGCGGAAGAGCGGGCGGTACCCAGGCAGAACGGCCGTGGGCAGGAAGCCGAGGACCTGTGGGGCGCCGCGGGCGACCTGCTCGAACACCCGGACGTGCGTACCGCGGCCGAATCCGCGGCCACGGAGAACCTGATCCGCTGCTGGGTACGGGAGGCACGTCTGCCCGCACCCGCCAGGGGCACTCTGCGGATTCCGCTGCCCAACAGCGGCGCCGCTCTTCTCGTGCCCGTCCACTACTGGTCCGCGTCCGGCTGGCACCGCTTCGGCCTGCCCCACCTGGAAGCACGGGAGGCGGGGGCACCGCGGACGTCCGCCGTGGACGCCGTCGCCGTGGCCACGCTGCTGACCCGCGAGGCCGCCGCGCGTAAGCCCGCCCCCGGAGACGGGACCGCCCCGCCCGTGGTGGAGCACCATGGGCGGGAGCCCCGGCTGCCGTCCCCGCCCTCTCCGGCGCCGGCCGCGGACCGGGGCCCCGACGACGACACCGGCGACCACGCTGACCACGGCGACACAGGTGACCACGCCGGCATCGGCGATCACGTCGGCACAGGGGAGTCCGCGGGGGAACTGATCGACCGCGTCGCGGACTCCGTGCGCCGTACGGCCGTCTTCATCGCCGACCGCAGGCGCCACCCCGTGGACGGACCGGATCTGTTCCTCGCCGCCGAGCAGGCGCTCCTGCTCGGGCACCCGCTGCACCCCACCCCCAAGAGCAGGGAGGGCCTGTCAGAAGCCGAGAACCGCCTCTACTCCCCGGAGCTGCGCGGGGCGTTCCCCCTGCACTGGCTGGCCGTCGACGCGTCGGTCCTCTCCTCGGACTCCGCGTGGACCGAGCGGGGCCGTGCCCTCCGCGCCGAGCAGTTGACGGCCCGCCTCGCGGGCCCCGGCCTGCCACTGCCCGAGGGGAGCGCGGCACTGCCCCTGCACCCTTGGCAGGCCCGTGACGTCGCCCGTCGTCCTGAGACCGCCGCACTGATCGAGGCCGGACTGCTGAAGCCGCTCGGCCCGTACGGCCGGCCGTGGTCGCCGACCTCCTCCGTGCGCACAGTCCACCGCTCGGGCGCCCCCGCCATGCTGAAACTCTCCCTCGGTCTGCGCATCACCAACTCCCGCAGGGAGAACTTGCGTAAAGAACTGCACCGGGGTGTCGAGGTGCACCGCCTGCTCCGCACCGGACTCGGCTCGGAGTGGCACGCCGCCCACCCCGGCTTCGACATCGTCCGCGATCCGGCGTGGCTCGCGGTCACCGGCCCCGAAGGCACCCCCGTCCAGGGGCTGGACGTCATGATCCGCCACAACCCCTTCAGCCCCGAGGACGACGCCGCCTGCGTGGCGGGGCTCGTCTCGCCGCGACCGGCCCCCTTGGAGACGGGCCCAGGACACGTCCCGACGCGTTCACGGCTCGCTCAGATCGTGACCCGCCTCGCGGGGACCACGGGACGGCCGAGGGGCACCGTCGCCGCCGAATGGTTCCTGCGCTATCTGGAACGCGTCGTACGCCCCGTGCTCTGGCTGGACGGACAGGCCGGTGTCGCCCTGGAAGCCCATCAGCAGAACACCATCGTCCTTCTCGACCGGGAGGGCTGGCCCGTCGGAGGCCGCTACCGCGACAACCAGGGGTACTACTTCCGTGAGTCCCGCCGTGACGCCCTGGAGCAGCGGCTCCCCGGCATCGGTGAGCGGAGCGACACCTTCATCGCGGACGACGTCACGGATGAACGCTTCGCCTACTACCTGGGCATCAACAACGTCCTCGGCCTCATCGGCGCCTTCGGCTCCCAGGGTCTCGCGGACGAACACCTGCTGCTGGCGGCTTTCCGTGGCTTCCTCACCGACGTGGCGGCCGGTTCAGGCGGCCTCGGCTCGTCCCTGCCGGCGGTGCTGCTCGACTCGCCCGTCCTGCGCTGCAAGGCCAACCTCCTGACCCGGCTGCACGGTCTGGACGAACTCGTGGGCCCTGTGGACACCCAGTCCGTCTACGTGAGCATCGCCAACCCCCTTCATTCGGCCAGGTAA
- the lexA gene encoding transcriptional repressor LexA, translating to MTTTADSATITAQDRSQGRLQAAHAMSDTATSPEGPKPARALPGRPPGIRADSSGLTDRQRRVIEVIRDSVQRRGYPPSMREIGQAVGLSSTSSVAHQLMALERKGFLRRDPHRPRAYEVRGSDQPTAQPTDTAGKPAASYVPLVGRIAAGGPILAEESVEDVFPLPRQLVGDGELFVLKVVGDSMIEAAICDGDWVTVRRQPVAENGDIVAAMLDGEATVKRFRREDGHVWLLPHNSAYQPIPGDEATILGKVVAVLRRV from the coding sequence GTGACCACCACCGCAGACAGTGCCACCATCACTGCCCAGGACCGCTCCCAGGGCCGACTCCAGGCGGCGCATGCCATGAGTGATACAGCCACAAGCCCGGAGGGGCCCAAGCCCGCCCGCGCCCTCCCCGGCCGGCCTCCAGGAATCCGCGCGGACAGTTCGGGTCTCACCGACCGACAGCGTCGTGTCATCGAAGTCATCAGGGACTCGGTGCAGCGCCGGGGGTACCCACCGTCGATGAGGGAGATCGGCCAGGCGGTCGGTCTCTCCAGTACCTCCTCGGTCGCCCATCAGCTGATGGCACTGGAACGGAAGGGTTTCCTCCGCCGCGACCCGCACCGCCCGCGCGCCTATGAGGTGCGTGGCTCCGATCAGCCCACCGCGCAGCCCACCGACACCGCCGGCAAACCGGCCGCGTCGTACGTTCCGCTCGTCGGCCGTATCGCCGCGGGTGGCCCCATCCTCGCCGAGGAATCGGTGGAGGACGTCTTCCCTCTCCCCCGGCAGCTCGTCGGCGACGGCGAGCTGTTCGTTCTCAAGGTCGTGGGCGATTCCATGATCGAGGCCGCCATCTGTGACGGCGACTGGGTGACCGTGCGTCGCCAGCCGGTCGCGGAGAACGGCGACATCGTGGCCGCCATGCTCGACGGCGAAGCCACGGTGAAGCGGTTCAGGCGCGAGGACGGCCATGTATGGCTCCTCCCGCACAACTCCGCGTATCAGCCCATCCCCGGCGATGAGGCGACGATCCTCGGCAAGGTCGTGGCCGTACTGCGGCGGGTGTGA
- a CDS encoding ATP-dependent DNA helicase, giving the protein MTKPSLSELLHAAVASVGGTERPGQVAMAEAVAETIDDNSHLLVQAGTGTGKSLGYLVPALAHGERVVVATATLALQRQLVERDLPRTVEALQPLLRRRPEYAMLKGRSNYLCLHRLHEGVPQDEEEGLFDQFEAAAPSSKLGQDLLRMRDWSDDTETGDRDDLTPGVSDRAWAQVSVSSRECLGASKCAYGADCFAEMARERAKLADVVVTNHALLAIDAIQGAPVLPKAEVLIVDEAHELVSRVTGVATGELNPGQVNRAVRRAARLANEKAADALQTASETFERVMELALPGRLEEIPEDLGYALMALRDAARNVISAIGATRDKSVQDEDAVRKQALAAVESIHGVAERITEGSEYDVVWYERHDRFGASLRVAPMSVSGLLREKLFAERSVVLTSATLKLGGDFNGVGASLGLAPEGVAGSDRAESDDLPVWRGIDVGSPFDYRKQGILYVARHLSAPGREGNRTDMFDELAELVESAGGRTLGLFSSMRGARAAAEELRERLDVPILLQGEETLGELIKSFAADPETCLFGTLSLWQGVDVPGASCQLVVMDRIPFPRPDDPLMSARQKAVEEGGGNGFMAVAATHAALLMAQGAGRLVRASGDKGVVAVLDPRLATARYGSYLRASLPDFWYTTDRNQVRRSLSAIDAAAKSSA; this is encoded by the coding sequence ATGACGAAGCCCTCCCTCTCCGAGCTCCTGCACGCCGCCGTCGCCTCTGTCGGCGGCACGGAGCGACCTGGCCAGGTGGCCATGGCCGAAGCGGTCGCCGAGACCATTGACGACAACTCCCACCTGCTGGTCCAGGCAGGCACGGGTACCGGAAAGTCCCTCGGCTATCTGGTGCCCGCCCTCGCGCACGGGGAGCGGGTCGTCGTGGCGACGGCCACCCTGGCGCTCCAGCGGCAGCTGGTGGAGCGGGACCTGCCCCGCACGGTGGAGGCGCTCCAGCCGTTGCTGCGGCGCCGCCCCGAGTACGCGATGTTGAAGGGCCGGTCCAACTACCTGTGCCTGCACCGCCTGCATGAGGGCGTGCCCCAGGACGAGGAAGAGGGACTGTTCGACCAGTTCGAGGCGGCGGCTCCCAGCAGCAAGCTCGGCCAGGACCTCCTCAGGATGCGGGACTGGTCGGACGACACGGAGACCGGGGACCGTGACGATCTCACCCCGGGCGTCTCCGACCGTGCGTGGGCCCAGGTGTCGGTCTCCTCACGGGAGTGCCTCGGCGCGAGCAAGTGCGCCTACGGGGCGGACTGCTTCGCGGAGATGGCGCGGGAGCGGGCCAAGCTCGCCGATGTCGTGGTGACCAACCACGCGCTGCTCGCGATCGACGCCATCCAGGGAGCGCCGGTACTGCCCAAGGCCGAGGTGCTGATCGTGGACGAGGCCCATGAGCTCGTCTCCAGGGTCACCGGGGTCGCCACCGGCGAGCTCAACCCCGGCCAGGTGAACCGTGCGGTGCGCCGCGCCGCCAGGCTGGCCAACGAGAAGGCGGCCGACGCGCTCCAGACGGCCTCGGAGACCTTCGAGCGGGTCATGGAGCTGGCGCTGCCCGGCCGTCTTGAGGAGATCCCCGAGGACCTGGGATACGCCCTCATGGCGCTGCGCGACGCGGCCAGGAACGTCATCTCCGCGATCGGTGCCACGCGGGACAAGTCCGTGCAGGACGAGGACGCGGTACGCAAGCAGGCGCTGGCGGCCGTCGAGTCGATCCACGGTGTGGCGGAGCGCATCACAGAGGGCTCCGAGTACGACGTCGTCTGGTACGAGCGGCACGACAGGTTCGGGGCGTCGTTGCGGGTCGCTCCGATGTCCGTCTCCGGCCTGCTGCGGGAGAAGCTGTTCGCGGAGCGTTCCGTCGTCCTGACCTCGGCCACGCTGAAACTCGGTGGCGATTTCAACGGCGTCGGCGCGTCCCTCGGGCTGGCACCCGAGGGGGTCGCCGGTTCCGACAGGGCCGAGAGCGACGATCTGCCGGTGTGGAGGGGGATCGACGTCGGGTCACCCTTCGACTACCGCAAGCAGGGCATCCTCTACGTCGCCCGGCATCTGTCGGCCCCCGGACGCGAGGGCAACCGCACGGACATGTTCGACGAGCTGGCGGAGCTGGTCGAGTCCGCCGGAGGGCGCACTCTGGGGCTCTTCTCCTCGATGCGCGGGGCCCGCGCCGCCGCCGAGGAACTGCGGGAAAGACTGGACGTCCCGATTCTCCTCCAGGGGGAGGAGACCCTCGGAGAGCTGATCAAGAGCTTCGCCGCCGACCCCGAGACCTGCCTGTTCGGCACGCTCTCGCTGTGGCAGGGCGTCGATGTGCCGGGCGCCAGCTGTCAGCTCGTCGTCATGGACCGCATCCCCTTCCCCCGCCCCGACGATCCGCTGATGAGCGCGCGGCAGAAGGCGGTGGAGGAAGGCGGAGGCAACGGCTTCATGGCAGTCGCCGCGACTCACGCCGCCCTTCTGATGGCGCAGGGCGCCGGACGCCTGGTGCGGGCCTCCGGCGACAAGGGGGTCGTGGCCGTCCTGGATCCACGGCTGGCCACGGCGCGCTACGGCAGCTATCTGCGGGCGTCGCTCCCCGACTTCTGGTACACCACCGACCGAAATCAGGTCCGGCGCTCCCTCTCCGCCATCGACGCGGCGGCCAAGTCATCTGCCTGA
- a CDS encoding GNAT family N-acetyltransferase, with product MDDRGPSGVGEAPGKRGPSRRAVADENLHDRGSPARRLTDARGGVPGVDRPGAGLLDDVPQWPAVATPVGVFRLLPVSFHRDLGIISRWMNDPAVAAFWELEGPESVTAAHLRPQLAGDGRSVPCLGLLDGVPMSYWEIYRADLDPLARHYPARPHDTGIHLLIGGVVRRGRGVGSALLRAAADLVLDRRPLCMRVVAEPDLRNTPSVSAFLRAGFRFSAEIDLPDKRAALMVRDRALRHRL from the coding sequence ATGGACGACCGCGGTCCCTCCGGCGTGGGGGAGGCTCCCGGGAAGCGGGGCCCGAGCCGCCGTGCCGTCGCGGATGAGAACCTCCACGACCGTGGTTCTCCCGCCCGTCGACTCACCGACGCGCGCGGGGGCGTGCCGGGAGTGGACCGGCCCGGGGCGGGCCTCCTCGACGACGTCCCGCAGTGGCCGGCCGTCGCCACGCCCGTAGGGGTGTTCCGGCTCCTGCCCGTCAGCTTCCACCGGGACCTGGGAATCATCAGCCGCTGGATGAACGATCCCGCCGTCGCGGCGTTCTGGGAGCTGGAAGGGCCGGAATCGGTCACGGCCGCCCATCTCCGTCCCCAACTGGCCGGTGACGGAAGAAGCGTGCCCTGTCTGGGCCTGCTGGACGGCGTCCCGATGAGCTACTGGGAGATCTACCGGGCGGATCTCGATCCGCTGGCACGTCACTACCCGGCGCGGCCCCACGACACAGGAATCCACCTCCTCATCGGCGGTGTCGTACGTCGCGGCCGGGGTGTCGGTTCCGCCCTGCTGAGGGCCGCCGCCGACCTCGTACTGGACCGCCGCCCCCTCTGCATGCGGGTCGTCGCGGAACCGGATCTTCGTAACACTCCCTCCGTATCCGCCTTTCTCCGGGCCGGGTTCCGTTTCTCCGCCGAGATCGACCTCCCCGACAAACGGGCGGCGCTCATGGTCCGCGACCGCGCACTGCGCCACCGGCTCTGA
- a CDS encoding IucA/IucC family protein has translation MAPPAVAPLYDPPELTSAAWDRAAGRLLAKMLEEFAYEEIIEPAPVPGPAHPPESYLAPSGAAPEAAGPPRPDVYGIALDPPDPPDTGTSTLTGPAAGGRKPPHGDVAHLRFRASRGVYGGWRVDASTISLLEPGAAPAPFGDPLRFLVRARAALGLDGATLGHLLQELSATLAADARLDHTALDSTELADLGYAQLEGHQTGHPWLVINKGRLGFSAVDTARWAPEARRPTELPWMAVRAAHATYRGVAGLETAEQLYAREIDKDVRRAFDSALRSRGLKPADYLYLPVHPWQWEAIVLPLFGSSVASDAIVPLPTDGDVRLPQQSIRTFLNTTHPHRHTVKLPLSILNTLVWRGLPTQRTVAAPAVTAWVHSLRDNDPFLRDECRVILLGEVASVAVEHPLYDGLPEAPYQYKELLGAIWREPLAGRLAAGERARTLASLIHTDRHGRAFTAELVSRSGLSPREWLLHLFAALLPPLLRFLYQYGTVFSPHGENAIVVFDENDIPVRLAVKDFVDDVNISAQPLPEHDTMPDDVRDVLLTEPPEFLTQFIHSGLFVGVFRFLSALCREQLNVPEEEFWAMVRAEILRHQARFPELKERYELFDLLTPRIERLCLNRNRLHLDGYRDRSERPHAAVRGTVPNPLHPR, from the coding sequence ATGGCCCCACCGGCGGTGGCGCCGCTGTACGACCCGCCAGAACTGACCTCGGCGGCCTGGGACCGGGCGGCCGGTCGGCTCCTCGCCAAGATGCTGGAGGAATTCGCTTACGAGGAGATCATCGAGCCCGCGCCCGTGCCGGGTCCGGCGCACCCTCCCGAGTCGTACCTCGCGCCGTCCGGCGCCGCCCCGGAGGCCGCCGGGCCGCCGCGGCCGGACGTGTACGGGATCGCGCTTGATCCCCCCGATCCGCCCGACACCGGGACGAGCACCCTCACCGGCCCGGCGGCGGGGGGCCGGAAACCGCCGCACGGCGATGTCGCCCACCTGCGGTTCCGGGCGTCGCGCGGCGTCTACGGCGGCTGGCGGGTGGACGCCTCCACCATCAGCCTCCTCGAACCCGGCGCGGCGCCCGCTCCGTTCGGCGACCCTCTGCGGTTCCTCGTCAGAGCCCGCGCGGCGCTCGGCCTCGACGGTGCCACCCTCGGCCACCTCCTCCAGGAGCTCAGCGCGACCCTTGCCGCTGACGCCCGTCTCGACCACACCGCGCTCGACTCCACCGAATTGGCGGATCTCGGATACGCGCAGCTCGAAGGGCACCAGACAGGACACCCCTGGCTGGTGATCAACAAGGGGCGGCTCGGCTTCTCGGCCGTCGACACGGCCCGGTGGGCCCCCGAGGCCCGCAGGCCGACCGAGCTGCCGTGGATGGCGGTCAGGGCCGCCCACGCCACCTACCGCGGGGTCGCGGGGCTGGAGACAGCCGAGCAGCTCTACGCACGCGAGATCGACAAGGACGTGCGGCGCGCGTTCGACTCCGCCTTACGATCCCGGGGCCTGAAGCCGGCCGACTACCTTTATCTGCCGGTCCACCCCTGGCAGTGGGAAGCGATCGTCCTCCCCCTCTTCGGCTCTTCCGTCGCGTCGGACGCGATCGTGCCGCTGCCGACGGACGGTGACGTCAGGCTGCCGCAGCAGTCCATCCGCACCTTCCTGAACACCACCCACCCCCACCGGCACACGGTCAAACTCCCCCTCTCCATCCTCAACACCCTCGTCTGGCGGGGGCTGCCGACCCAGCGCACCGTCGCGGCGCCCGCTGTGACCGCCTGGGTGCACTCCTTGCGCGACAACGACCCCTTCCTGCGGGACGAGTGCCGGGTGATCCTCCTCGGAGAGGTCGCGTCCGTCGCCGTGGAACACCCTCTGTACGACGGGCTGCCGGAAGCGCCGTACCAGTACAAGGAACTGCTCGGGGCCATCTGGCGCGAGCCGCTCGCCGGTCGCCTCGCCGCGGGGGAGCGCGCCCGTACGCTCGCCTCCCTCATTCACACCGACCGGCACGGGCGGGCTTTCACCGCGGAGCTCGTCTCCCGTTCAGGGCTCTCCCCGCGAGAGTGGCTGCTCCACCTTTTCGCCGCGCTGCTGCCGCCGCTGCTGCGATTCCTCTACCAGTACGGCACGGTCTTCTCTCCGCACGGGGAGAACGCCATTGTCGTATTCGACGAGAACGACATTCCCGTGCGGCTGGCGGTGAAGGACTTCGTGGACGACGTCAACATCAGCGCGCAGCCATTGCCCGAACACGACACCATGCCCGACGACGTCCGTGACGTCCTGCTCACCGAGCCACCTGAATTCCTGACGCAGTTCATCCACTCGGGGCTCTTTGTGGGGGTCTTCCGTTTCCTGTCCGCCCTCTGCCGGGAGCAACTGAATGTGCCCGAGGAGGAGTTCTGGGCGATGGTCCGCGCGGAGATCCTCCGCCATCAGGCGCGCTTTCCCGAGCTGAAGGAGCGCTACGAGCTGTTCGACCTGCTCACGCCCCGTATCGAGCGGCTCTGTCTCAATCGGAACCGGCTGCATCTCGACGGTTATCGCGACCGTTCCGAGCGCCCGCACGCCGCGGTCCGCGGCACCGTTCCCAACCCTCTCCACCCGCGGTGA
- a CDS encoding diaminobutyrate--2-oxoglutarate transaminase family protein, translating to MAVTEPAPVAPTTAHEGILRRQTLRESAARTYARALPIVPVRARGLTIEGADGRRYLDCLSGAGTLALGHNHPVVLQAIRDVLDSEAPLHVLDLATPVKDAFTTELFRTLPAGLAERARVQFCGPAGTDAVEAALKLVRQATGRSAVVAFTGAYHGMTAGALDASGGAREVRVARLPYPQDYRCPFGVGGERGAELAARLTESYLDDPKSGVPTPAGMIVEPVQGEGGVNPAPDPWMRRIREISAAHSVPLIADEVQTGVGRTGTFWAVEHSGIVPDVMVLSKAIGGSLPLAVVVYKDDLDIWPPGSHAGTFRGNQLAMAAGTATLAHVRENRLAERAGTLGARMLGQLRSLADDHPCVGDVRGRGLMIGIEFVDPYAENPTGSGPPPAAPQLAAIVQRECLRRGLIVELGGRHSSVVRLLPPLTLTDEQAVAVLDRLADAVAAAARAHHV from the coding sequence TTGGCCGTGACCGAGCCTGCACCCGTCGCACCGACGACCGCGCACGAAGGGATCCTGCGACGGCAGACACTGCGCGAATCGGCCGCAAGGACCTATGCCCGCGCACTGCCGATCGTGCCCGTGCGCGCGCGAGGACTCACGATCGAAGGTGCCGACGGGCGGCGCTACCTCGACTGTCTCTCAGGAGCGGGCACACTGGCGCTCGGCCACAACCACCCCGTCGTACTGCAGGCCATCAGGGACGTCCTCGACTCCGAGGCACCGCTGCACGTCCTCGACCTCGCGACCCCGGTCAAGGACGCTTTCACGACCGAACTCTTCCGGACGCTCCCCGCCGGCCTCGCGGAACGCGCCCGGGTGCAGTTCTGCGGTCCCGCGGGGACCGACGCCGTCGAGGCCGCCCTCAAGCTGGTGCGTCAGGCGACGGGGAGGAGCGCGGTCGTCGCCTTCACCGGTGCCTACCACGGGATGACGGCGGGGGCGCTCGACGCCTCGGGCGGGGCCCGCGAGGTGCGCGTCGCACGTCTGCCGTACCCGCAGGACTACCGCTGCCCGTTCGGTGTCGGCGGCGAGCGCGGCGCGGAACTCGCCGCGCGGCTCACGGAGAGCTATCTGGACGACCCCAAATCCGGTGTTCCCACCCCCGCGGGCATGATCGTCGAACCGGTGCAGGGGGAGGGCGGAGTCAACCCGGCCCCCGACCCCTGGATGCGCCGAATCCGCGAGATCAGCGCTGCCCACTCCGTGCCCCTCATCGCCGACGAGGTGCAGACGGGCGTCGGCAGGACAGGTACCTTCTGGGCCGTCGAGCACAGTGGGATCGTGCCGGACGTCATGGTCCTCTCCAAGGCCATCGGCGGCAGCCTTCCGCTGGCCGTCGTGGTCTACAAGGACGACCTGGACATCTGGCCACCCGGTTCGCACGCGGGCACCTTCCGCGGCAATCAGCTCGCCATGGCCGCGGGCACGGCGACCCTCGCCCACGTGCGCGAGAACCGCCTGGCGGAGCGGGCGGGCACGCTCGGTGCCCGCATGCTCGGCCAATTGCGCTCCCTGGCCGACGACCATCCCTGCGTCGGTGACGTACGAGGGCGGGGCCTGATGATCGGGATCGAGTTCGTCGACCCGTACGCGGAGAACCCGACGGGGTCGGGCCCGCCACCCGCCGCGCCCCAACTGGCCGCCATCGTTCAGCGGGAGTGCCTGCGCCGGGGGCTCATCGTCGAACTCGGCGGGCGCCACTCCAGCGTCGTGCGCCTGCTGCCGCCCCTCACGCTCACCGACGAACAGGCGGTCGCCGTCCTCGACCGGCTGGCCGACGCCGTGGCCGCGGCGGCCCGCGCCCACCACGTATAG